The sequence below is a genomic window from Pseudobdellovibrionaceae bacterium.
CACTCAAGGTGCTAAAAGCTCGCCAGAACAGGTTAATATCTTTCCAGGCTTTTTAAGTTTGCTGGATAGTAATCCTTATGCTTTTAGTGGAATTCTTGCCCATGAACTTGGACACAAGATCGGTCCCGAAATCAGTCAAATCAACGCCCACGATATGAAACCTGAATTTAGTGAGCTTCTGGCCTGTTACAAAGGACGTGATTCCATCCGTATGCAAAAAAATCAAGAGGATGAAGTGATTGCAGACTTTGTTTCAAGTGAAGTTATGGCTCACCAAATTTCAAAATTACCAAAAGCCCAACAACGATCCGCTGTGATGGCTATGGCCAGTACCTTCTGTGACGAACCACACCAAGGCATAGACTGCAAAGCAGAGCATCCTGAAGGGGTGTTCAGAGTAAACGGTATCCTTGCCAGTAATCCTAAGATCGCACAGGTCATGGGATGTGGTACTTCCCAAACTAACTTCAAACAATGTGGTATCAAAGATTTAAGTCTTTCTGGAGACTCAGCAACGACACCTTCAGAAACGCCAACACCTAGAACAGAAACAACTGACGATGCAGGAGGTGCATATTGATTAAAATCATTCTGACTCTTGTTACCTTAAGCCTGAGCCTTCCTTGCTGGGCTAAAAACACATCTTTATTTGAGGTTAGGTTTAATCAAAAAAATATCAACCATAAATACGATTTACTTTTTAATCCTGCAAAACAACACTATATTTTAAAATCTGTACAAAACAAGAAGACTCACTTTAATAAACTCAGCGCCATGCAGGCTAAAAGCCTACAGAGTTATGTCAACTCTATTGCTTGGGACGGGCAATTCAGAAAACCCAGCTCCATTGCCAAATGTACAACCTATGTCACTTTAAAAAATACCACAGCTAAAGCGATTATCTGCAAAGAAGATTATGCCAATACAGGAAGAGCTCTAGGTCTGTTAAATGAATTGGATCGATTAACTTCGATGAAGAAATAAGTGATATGAAGATTATAGTTTATACTACCCTACTTTCTTTCTTTTTACTTTGCACAGGTTGTTCAAAGATGACAGCGAGTAATGATGGAGATTCCATCGGAGAGGACGTAAGAGTTAAAAGCATTACGGGAACCACCGATATTGGTTTTGGAGAGTCCTGGCAATTGAGGTGGGGAGAATGGAATCCTCCAGGCGTGGCCCGTCTATTTATTACAAATGCCACTTTAACTCTGGAATCTGGAACCTTTGATGCCTTTGGATATGAAGTGGGCGAACCACCAGAATCCTTACCTTGCTCTCTTGCCGATCTAGGAAATTATCGTATCATTACCGTGGTCAATACTGTTGGGGGGACTCCTCAACCTATTGTGAATAACATTTATAAAATGTACTTTGTCTTTCCATCAAGTGCTCACAACACTTATATCAACGCCAGTGTATGTCTTGCTCGAAATGATGTCGAAGGTGACCCGCACGAACTGCAAACGGCCAATGTTCATGTCAGATTTCATTAAAATTATTTAGTGCAAATTCCGTACGCAGACACAAAGTGCCAGGAGTATTCATCTCGTTATTTTTAAGCAGCCTGCACAAAATTAAAGAGAGTGGAAGTCGGATTTTATAGACTATAACCTTCACAATAAAGGCGATTTCAAAATATATGATCACAAAGAAATTATATATAGGGTTTTTTAGGATTGTGTGAAAAAGGATCTGTTCTCGTTTATTTTTTTCACAATACTGTGAAGAGTCTTGGCTATCCTTGCATCAAATTCAGAATCATATTTTTGAATGAGACTTAATAAGCCTTCTGTTCGTATTTCCATACTTAAAGATAAGTCTGTCACTTGTGATAAAGCCATAGCAATGGGTTTACGCATTTCTACAGGAAGCCTTGAGACTAAACTTCTTAACTCCAATATTTCCACACTGATATCAATGACGGTAAGTCCTTCATTTAAAATTGTAGGAATGTCCTTACCTATCTCTTGAGCATAAAACAACATGCGTTCAATATCAGTGTACATGGTCATCATCCATTTGGGATCTAAAGGTGTTTGAATCAAGGTCACTTTTCTCAGTTCATAAAATAAATACCTACGCGCTAATGAATAACGCTCTTTTGCCATTTGAGGCATAAAAATCATGGTGATTATGACAGCAAATACAAGTGCCAATAAGAAAGCAAAATATTCATAAAAGATCACTTCCATTGTAAAACCTGTTTGTCTAGAACAGATGGCATACATCACAATGGAGTAAATCATAATCCTGATATTTAAATACCCAAATTTAGGAACAAAAACGAATAACATTCCTGGAAGGATCAGCAAGAAAAAAGCCCAAATCTCTACAGTGACATGTGCACCATAAAAATACATAAATGGAGCTACAATAAAAAAAGATAAAATTTCAGCTGCAATCACATCTCGATAAGTCGCAATAGGCTGGTGAGAAGTGGCTAACATTCCCACATGGATTAAAGCAATCAAAAAGAAAGTAGCCCCAGCCTCTACACCTGAAAGCTGCCACATCACACCCGCTAGAAAACCCGCGATGATCACACGCAGAAAGGCAATTCCTCCCCCTTTCCAATTGGGCGATTCACTCAGAGCAAAATGCGGCGCGGGTTGATCTAATTTTTGAAATATATTTTTTAATTCAGGAAAATCTTCTTCTGTTCTATCGGGTGCAGGAAAAGTAAGATCTCCTTTATTGATCAAAGCACGGGTTAAAGACAATATCGTATAAAGATTCCCCATTAAATACAGTGTCTTTTTGCGAATACGACCAATAAAAAATCTTTCAGATGAAGCATAAGAACTTAAATCATTCAGCGAGTTCAATTGGGAAATGGCTTCTGCATTTAGACGTCGTGACTCTAAGGATATTCCCTCTTGTAAAACTTTACGCACCCAAACTCTAACGCTTTCAATGGCCTTTTGCGATTCTTCTTGTAAAGTTTTGCGTTCACTTTGGCTTTTGACTAAAAATAAACTCAGCAAACCAATACAGACACCAATAAATGTCTCTAGGACTCTCATCGTGGAAACAGATGAAGCCTCTGCAAAGTCGTACCTATAACTGATCATATAAATGACAATGGTGGTGAACCCTGCCACTTGAAAGGCATATCCATTGATCACACGCCCAATACATGCAAACAAAGTGAAAAAAGCCATAATAGTGGTAAACAGCACAATGATGATTTCAGGAGAATCGTCTATACCTAAATTGGTCAATGCCGCAGCAAAGACTCCTCCCACTAAGGTTCCCGCAAGCCTTTGCAGAGCTAAATGATAAGAGGCTCCTTTGGTCGGTTGTAAGATAATTAGAACCGTCATCGGAGCCCATAGAGGATAAGCAAGTCCCAATTGTATTGCAAAGGCGTAGGTCACAAAAGCCGTAAAACCACTAATAAGCGGAGTGGCCCAAGAACTCCAAACTCGACTCACCAACAACATCTAGTTCCTCACGATGACCACACATGAAAATGCGTGCATTACTCTATTGAAGTTATATCATATTTTAAATTTAAAGCCACTGGACCCATCATTAAGTCTTTAACTCTTCAGCAAAAATCTTTTCAGTGATCTTCCAAAATTTATCTTGCTTTCTAGCGATCACATACACTGGCATCCTAAAGTGCTTTTGTGCTGCAATCACCTCATCCACAGAATGTATGTCAAGGCGCAGTTCTGGGCGTTTCATATGAGAACGCAAAAAATTGATATTAAATTTTTTTAGATTATTTTGCCCATGAATAAAATGAACTTCTGATAAATATTTGGCATCAAAATCATAGTAACGCACTTCCAGATAGGGGTTTCCATTTTTATCCGTTCTTTCGAGCATCTCAACAGAATCAGGTTGTAAAATATGAGCATATTTGGAAAGCCTAGCTTGTTTTAATTTGGCTTCAGCGTCCACCAACTCGGCCTTACATTTATGACAGGCACGGGCCGTGATGTCGTTCTCTTCTCCGCAGTTGTAGCAGATCTTTGAGCGAAACCGATACCCGCAGGGTTTAAATTCGTAGGTGTCCTGATCAAAAACTCCCCCACGACATTTGCGTCCATAATGTTCTAACACCTGTCCTTGATTGTCTGTTTTCCCCCAAAAGTCGTTTGCAAAGCCACATTGAGGACACATCACTTGCACGGGTACAGAATCTTTTGTGGTCTTTTTGTCATTGATCTCTGGTGCAAAGATGTCCATTTGCATGCCTGTGTAGTCTAAAATAAAGCAGTCTTTTTTAGATTGATCTAAACGCAGTCCCCGTCCAATAATCTGTTGATACAAACTTATGGATTCTGTGGGTCGTAAGATTGCGATCACATCGACATGAGGGGCATCAAACCCTGTCGTTAAAACTGATACATTCACTAAATATTTAAATTTTTTATTTTTAAAATCCTCAATGATCTGATCACGTTCAGAGCTTTCCGTCTCGCCGATTACAATTCTAGCTTGTCCTTTGGGAAGACTCTCTAAAATTTCTTGTGCATGTTTCACTGTGCTACTAAAGATCATCACTCCCTGTCTATGATAGCTCTCTGTGATATCCACAATGTTCTTCACAATTAAAGGCGTGAGTCGTCGTTGTTTTCTTAAGACTTCTTCTATATCCGCCTGAGTATAAGCTTTCTCGCTTTCAAATAACTCAGAAAAATCATAACTCGTCACAGGTATATCTACTTTAACGGGTTGTGTGAGGTATTTATTTTGAATCATATATTTCAACGGTAACTCAAACACACACTGTTTAAAAAACCTAGGCTCCGCCGTGTTCATCACACCCTTGTGACTGTAATTGTAAATCCACCCCGTGCCCAAACGATAAGGCGTGGCAGTTAATCCTAAAACACAAAGGCCTCTGTTGCGTTCACGTAATTTTTTAATCACTTGGGAGTATTGTGATTCTGACTCCAAACCCACACGATGACATTCATCAATGACCAGAAGAGTGAAGTTTTCAAAAAAACCATCCTGTGCGTTAGCTACCGACTGGATGCTACCAAAAATGACTTTTTGATCCTTATCTTTTTTATGTAAACCAGCTGAATAAACGCCAGCTTCTAAACCATAACTTTCGTATTTCAAGTGATTTTGCTCAACGAGTTCTTTGACATGGGCCAAAACCAACACTCGGCCTCTGGCAATTCTTGCTAGTTCTGCAATCACCAGACTTTTCCCCGCACCTGTGGGCAGCACGATCACCGCAGGATCGCGTTTTTTTTTGAAATAATTGATCGTATTTTCTACCGCTTCACGCTGGTATGGGCGAAGTTCATACATAGTCTGGTATTATATATTACTTTGAGTCTGAATTAAGCTTTTTTCACAAATTCTGATTTTAAATTTATCGTTCCCAGCCCAGGAATCTTTGCACTGATATTATGACCATCCCCACCATCTGTGATGCGAATGCCCTTTACTTTGGTTCCCCCTTTTACACTAGAGGAGGCCCCTTTGATTTTGAGGTCTTTTAATACAATGACCGTGTCACCTTCATTTAAGGTCTGTCCATGGGCATCCCTTACAAGTGAGTCCTCTGCGGAAGGAGCCACGTCTGCTTCACCTGCATCGAGTTGGCTCCACTCAAAAGCACATTCTGGACACACCCATAATGTGCCATCCATATACACATGCTGTGAATTGCACTGTGGGCAAATCGGATCGGTACGCATGAAAATCTCCCTTGAATCTCAACTATAAGCCTAAATTCCATTTACAAGATAAAAATTCGGATAAACTTTCTTCTTGTGAAGGATTTAAATATTCATCTAACAAGGCCGCTTGGTGCACTCTCGCAGGCTGACGACCATTGCTAGTCCTATTTTCTAACAGACGCAGGCTTTCAAAGGTAGGCGCATCCACCCAAAGTTTGGATTCATATTCCACATTGTCCACAATAAAGCTCATAGTCTTATTGGCAGCACTGTATTTCACTATAAACAGATGAGGAGCCGTATTGAATAATGGTCCACACAGCACGTGTTGCACATTCTGATCGTTCGCATAAATTCTAAAACGATCCTCACAACCCGAAATAGGCCCACCTTTATCTAATTGCCAAGACCCTACCGTATTTTCATTATCAGAAGAACTAAATAAAGAGCTGTACTCTGGCGCACCAGCGTCTGTAGCTTGAGCCACAAAAGCAAAAACAAAGTCCCCACTGTAAGGAACAATATCTACGCCCATCGCTCCAGTGCCATCGCCATAAACATAAGAGTCTTTCGTCACAAAAGCTCCCGCATGAGTATCTGGGCTATAGATCAAGTTTGTATCTAGGGCTAACATGTCATACATATTTACAGTATCATCCAGCCATATTCGCACAGCACCCGTAAATCCCACATTGTCCGCAGAAATACCATTTTCATCTACAATCGTAGACTCATCCGAACTGTCCAAATCCATCAAACGACTAAGGCTTGTCATGGGACTGATACAAGAAAAATTCCACGCCGAACTTGTGGCGACAATAGATTCATGACCTGCAAAGTCCACAACCTTTAAGGAAATATAGTAATCTGTTGCGGGCTGAAGATTAAAGCTTGCTCCCCCCACACCATCATGTCCTTGATAGGAGTTCACGTTACCTATTCCCATAAAGGCCTGAACGTCATCATCTCCAAAAGTTGTTCCCACAGCCCACATCACTTGAGCAATACCACAAGAGTCATGTGCAGGAGTCCAACTGAGGTTAGGCGTACGGCCATTCATAGCCGTGCCCGATAAAGTCAATACCGTAGGAGCTTGTGGCGCCACGGTGTCCACATACACAGAGAATACTGTGGTAGGTAAGATAGAATAATCAGGGCTTTGATTATAACTGTCCACGATCATTCCCCCATTATGAATGATAGAGGCCACCGTAATCGCGCCGTCACAGTCTGTGTCTGAAGCAACTATTGTAAACTCAAAAACTAAAGTGTCTGTGCCCGAACCCGAAACGTAACTGGCCTGCTTAGTCCCTGAATTCAGAGCCAACGGCAGATAGGGCGTTCCTCCCGCAGTGTTGACAAACACAGGTTCGTCAAACAGCAAGGACAATGACACCGTATCACCCACTTCGTACCAACCGTCAGAATCTCCATCTGTGGAACTTAAACTCAAGGATAAGGCCACAGGATCTAAGTCATCTAAAATATTAAGTCTACTGTTCACTCGACCTGTATTCGTGTTTCCCGCCAAGTCTTCAACTTCCCCCGCCTCGACACTTAAAATCAGCAGACCCACATCTGGAGAAGTGACTTCTACATCACAGATTTTAGCATTGCATGTCGTCCCTGTACCTCCATTGACCACATTGATCACGCCACTGGTGGATGTGACCTCGTAAGACCCCGTAAAGTGATCCTCTAAAATAGAAATGGTAAATGTCGCCGCTTCGCTTTCGTAAACCGTCCCCCCATTAGTGATGGAAATCAGAGGCGCTACGTTATCTATGGGTAAACTAAAACTTGTTGTTGCCAAAGAAGGGTTACCATTGGCATCTACACTGCTGATCACAATGGGATTAGGATCAGAAGTGCTTGTTCCAGGTGAAAACCGAAGCGTTACAGGCTCTGAAACACCCGCAGAATGACAAGTGTGTGTTTGAATTCCTGCAACTAAACCCGTCCCATTAAAAACTACAATCTCACCTACTTCACTACAAGTGATGTGGGCGTCCCATACTGTCCCTGCAACAAAACTTTGATCTGCTAAAGTGGGCGCTGAAGCGATTGGTGTAAGATCAACAGACGGAGAGTCAGCAGGCAGTACTACGGCCACCATCGAACCTTGAGAGATACTTATGTCCAACGTGCTTGAAGTGATTCCCAAAAGATTAAGAGTTCCAGAAAAATATCCATTATTTTGACCGTGCTGATAACACGGAAAACTGGCCACTACAGTAGGTGTTCCTACACTGACCACTACATTCCCAGCATGAGGATTGCAAACGCCACCAATAGTGTAACCACTAGCATTTGCCAGATTCACATTGTCCAAAGGCAGGATGACTCCAAAAGTAGATACAGGAAAGGTTTCGTCATTATCAAAATCATCATTTATACGTGAATGGTTACTTTCAGAAAGAGGATTTTTACATCCGCTTAAAACTAAGACACTGATAAGGCATGCTAAAACTAAATTGATCTTTTTCATTTTACTCTCCCTACCTTACAGCCACGCTGGTGAATACA
It includes:
- a CDS encoding FUSC family protein, with product MLLVSRVWSSWATPLISGFTAFVTYAFAIQLGLAYPLWAPMTVLIILQPTKGASYHLALQRLAGTLVGGVFAAALTNLGIDDSPEIIIVLFTTIMAFFTLFACIGRVINGYAFQVAGFTTIVIYMISYRYDFAEASSVSTMRVLETFIGVCIGLLSLFLVKSQSERKTLQEESQKAIESVRVWVRKVLQEGISLESRRLNAEAISQLNSLNDLSSYASSERFFIGRIRKKTLYLMGNLYTILSLTRALINKGDLTFPAPDRTEEDFPELKNIFQKLDQPAPHFALSESPNWKGGGIAFLRVIIAGFLAGVMWQLSGVEAGATFFLIALIHVGMLATSHQPIATYRDVIAAEILSFFIVAPFMYFYGAHVTVEIWAFFLLILPGMLFVFVPKFGYLNIRIMIYSIVMYAICSRQTGFTMEVIFYEYFAFLLALVFAVIITMIFMPQMAKERYSLARRYLFYELRKVTLIQTPLDPKWMMTMYTDIERMLFYAQEIGKDIPTILNEGLTVIDISVEILELRSLVSRLPVEMRKPIAMALSQVTDLSLSMEIRTEGLLSLIQKYDSEFDARIAKTLHSIVKKINENRSFFTQS
- a CDS encoding DEAD/DEAH box helicase, with the translated sequence MYELRPYQREAVENTINYFKKKRDPAVIVLPTGAGKSLVIAELARIARGRVLVLAHVKELVEQNHLKYESYGLEAGVYSAGLHKKDKDQKVIFGSIQSVANAQDGFFENFTLLVIDECHRVGLESESQYSQVIKKLRERNRGLCVLGLTATPYRLGTGWIYNYSHKGVMNTAEPRFFKQCVFELPLKYMIQNKYLTQPVKVDIPVTSYDFSELFESEKAYTQADIEEVLRKQRRLTPLIVKNIVDITESYHRQGVMIFSSTVKHAQEILESLPKGQARIVIGETESSERDQIIEDFKNKKFKYLVNVSVLTTGFDAPHVDVIAILRPTESISLYQQIIGRGLRLDQSKKDCFILDYTGMQMDIFAPEINDKKTTKDSVPVQVMCPQCGFANDFWGKTDNQGQVLEHYGRKCRGGVFDQDTYEFKPCGYRFRSKICYNCGEENDITARACHKCKAELVDAEAKLKQARLSKYAHILQPDSVEMLERTDKNGNPYLEVRYYDFDAKYLSEVHFIHGQNNLKKFNINFLRSHMKRPELRLDIHSVDEVIAAQKHFRMPVYVIARKQDKFWKITEKIFAEELKT
- a CDS encoding zinc ribbon domain-containing protein YjdM, which gives rise to MRTDPICPQCNSQHVYMDGTLWVCPECAFEWSQLDAGEADVAPSAEDSLVRDAHGQTLNEGDTVIVLKDLKIKGASSSVKGGTKVKGIRITDGGDGHNISAKIPGLGTINLKSEFVKKA